The Brassica oleracea var. oleracea cultivar TO1000 chromosome C6, BOL, whole genome shotgun sequence genomic interval TTAGATTTAGATTGACAATATGGAATCTCACATTCTTTGTTATGATCTGCAAAAAAATGATATGAGAAAGTTCGAAATAAAAGGTGTACAGGCCACTGGTTTAGAGTGGACAAGGCGGACATACGTTTTTACTTTAGGTTTATGGATCAGAGTGAGAGCGTCATGCACTTGGAGACTTGAAGATTGAAGTTGAATTCATCACTACTTTCTACCTCTAATGCATGCATGTTTTTTTGTGTGTTTATTTGATCACCATACAAGTTATGCAAGCAGCAAGCCTCTTTGATATTCTCAACATATTACAACAAACTTAATTATGAATGTAAGAAAGATATTAGCTAGCTATCTTTCTGTTATAAAACAGTCTCTGTCTCTTCGTTTTATAATACAGAAGAAAATGCAAACACATACCACCAATCCATCATGTCAATAAATGTAACATGTAAGATTTGGTTTTCTTGCATGTTGTTTACTCAAAATCTGAACCTGGTATATATATGAGCAAATAAAACAGTGTTTAAGCCATACTTCGCTAATTAAGAATCAAAGAAAGAAATGTGGGTATTGCATTCCAGTGTTTTTAAGCTTTAGGGGTCGTCAAGATTAGTCTCTGATTTTATATAGATGGCCAGACCCTAACAGCAGGTCAGGCAAGTTGTTTGTTCTTCAAGCAAAGAAAGGACTTCAACACATACATGGGACAGATTGCTCTGCAGCCTCTCGGTTCCGAGTTTTATAAAGCAATGATCCATGTGACACGGGATCATCTCGACCTAGAAGCAACACGCTATCATCTTAAATTTGACTCCTCTCTTAGGGCATCTTAGACGTCAAAGATACCATCGCGATTCGCGAAGAGTATGATAATCCCTAACTATATCCATTTCAAGCCATCTAATGTCTATCTTACTCACTAGTCTGGGTTTAGATATGGTTTTTTTTTTTCTATTTCAGTTAATATTGGAAGTTTGGAACACATGATCAAGAAGACCATAAGCGATATCAATAATTATTAAAACCTTGCACCAATGCAATGGTCTATTTAAAGTCACGCACAAATGGGATGGAGATGGTAAAAGAAATGTTCCGTTCAATGACAAACACACAAATACATGACAACATGTATACATTCTCGATAGAGTTATTAGCAATAGCCTTCAAAAGATTTTATTAAAACGATTCTTGTCCATCAAAAGGTATATTAAGTGTTCTTCCTCGCAGAGTAGGCACAGTAAGCTGCCACTCCAGCAAACGCAGCAGCCGTCACTACAAGTTGACAAACACAACACAACTTAATTTAGTTAAATCAGATTGTAATGGTTTAATTTGGAAATAGTTAATATTGAAGATATAAAGCCACAAACCTGAAGCAATAACAGCTGAGTTGTTACTATCTTTCAGTTTAGTAACCACACAGTTTGATTCAAATCTCTTTCGATGACGTTCTATATCTGCAGACTGCGCATTAGGTATAACAAATCAGTCATTAGAAGATGAACAAAACATACTATGAATATTACCAAAGTGATGAATGAATCAATTTACCGAGAGTTTGCCAACAATCATATGAGCTTTGTAGAAAATATCCTTAACATCATCATCATCACCCCAAGCATCTTCGAACTGATTGATCAAATCTTCAGTTACAAGCTCAACACCTCTCTCTTTAGCTTTCATAGCAGGCTGCCAAGATCTCAAGAACCCTACAAACCCTTTAAGCGAAAGCTTATGAGGAATGTCAAGTTGTATAGGCTTCCCTTCTGATCCCATCCCTATGCTTTCAAAAGGGAACGGCATCGTCTTATAGCCGTCAAACGCAAGATTCATAACGGGAGTTCTATACGGAAACGTGGAGTCCACGAGACGTTTCATGATGGCGTCGACTTCAGGGGAGATGACTAGGTCGTTGTATACCCAAACTGCGATTAATCCTCCTTCTTTGCGAAGAACACGTTTGGCTATGTTGTAGAATGGTTGGAGATCGAAGTAGTGAACGGCTTGTGCAGCGACGATGAGGTCAACGGAGTTATCTCCGCCGACTAGAGCGACCATTTTGTCTTCGGACAACTCTGTTGGAGTGTGGTGGTAGCTGATTCGCTCGTGTTTCACCGCTCGTTTCAGTTGTGCTTCGTTTATGTCTGTAGCCACAACTTTCTCGAAGTACTCTGCGAGCTGTAGTTAAAGTTATGTTAACTTCACGATCTAGTTCTTGTGTCATCATAATGATCTAGTGAAGATAAAAAAAAGAAGAAGCTTACACCAATGGCGGCTTGACCATTTCCAGTACCGACATCCCAAGCCAATTTGTGTTGACCGGTTCGAGCAGCAAGCTTCGTGAACCAGTCGATCGGGTATCTAGGCCTTGCGTTCTGGTAAGCATCCGCTAGTTTATCAGACAAAGCAGCCATTCTTTTTTCTTTCTTGATCTCTCTCTCTTATTCTTGTTCTTGATCTTGTCTTGCTTATTACATTTTGGGAATTATACACTGATCTTTATATTGAGAATGAAATGGAACCAAGTCAAAGTTGACAAAGTCAGATCTGGCGACGAGTCGTCTTCTTCTTAACCCACGGGTTAGTCTTTCTTCCATATTATTAAACCAACTGAATTTGTAAAAAATCTCGTCTGTACATTGTTGACTTTTCTTCCGTATCACAACTTATGATTGGTGGTAGATATGTAATAACATAACGGGCCTATACATTTAGTACTATCTGCGTTTTTAAGGTGCTGAACTAATTTTTATTCGAAAATTATTTACTAAAAATTAGAGATTTATACATATATTTTTATAAAACAATTATTCTTAAAACATAGATAATTAAACTGAAATTTATTTAAATATATTTTTATGAAAATAAAAATAATTCTTTTATATATATAATTACCTATATTTTAAAGCTTAAAATTTATAATATAAATTTTTTTTTTGTTTTAATATTGGTCAAATTTTATTTTATCATAATATAAATTAATTATATATCATTTAATCTGTCTCATACTTAATAAATATTCTAAAAAACTATAATTTGTAAAACATAACATATAAATGTACCGTATTTATAATTTTTATTATTTAAGATTTAATATTAATACATTTATATATATATAAATATATATATATATATATATATATATATATATTAGATAAAAATATATTATTAAATTTAATTTAGAAAAAAATATATTTAAAAGTATCTTTTAAGACATCTTATTTTGAAAATGTTTAAATACTATGCTAATTAGGCTGATGAAAAAATATGCATATATATATATATATATGCTAGGCTTGATTGTATAGTTAATAAGTTAGTTATAGAGAAATAATTAAAAGTTAAACAAATATAACGATTTAACTATGATATTTAAAAAAAATGGTGCTTCTTTTTAATTAATAGTATAAATGATCTGTAGTGTAGCTTGTGGGCCTATAATACTATTTTGGACCTTATTAATATTGAGCTTTAGTGATATTATAGGCATAAACTTTTTAGAAAATGGAAAAAATAATTTGAACTTTTAAATTTAAACCAAAAAAAATCTTTTACTCACAAAAACACAAATTTAATCTTTAACTTTCATTTGAGCACGAATAAATCTCATATTTTCTTTAGCCAAACTATTTTACTCCCCTCAAAAATCAACCACTTGATTCTATTAATTATAGTTAACGGTTGACTTTGACATAATCGAGATAACTTATTCAACATAATTATTTAAAAAACATCAGTTTAAAAATTGAAGATTAAAATGATTTCTATAAAAATAGTTTACTTAAAATTATATCTTTTTCATCTTAATTATAATCACTTACTTTTTTTTTTGACAACAAAAAAAAAAAAGAAGAAAAAGTAAGTGATTATACACTTACTCTTTTTCATCTTAATTAAAATCACTTTCTTTTTCTTCTTTTTTTTTTTTGTTGTCAAAAAAAAAAGAAAGGGATTATAATTAAGATGAAAAAGAGTAAGTGTATAATCACTTACTTTTTCTTCTTTTTTTTTTTTGTTGTCAAAAAAAAAAGAAAGGGATTATAATTAAGATGAAAAAGAGTAAGTGTATAATCACTTACTTTTTTTTTTGACAACAAAAAAAAAAAAAAAGAAGAAAAAGTAAGTGATTATAATTAAGATGAAAAAGAGTAAGTGTATAATCACTTACTTAAGCATTTTTCTAAATGTTTTAAACAAACTTAAAAATATTTTTTTTAAATGAATTATATAATTCAAATAAATACGATGATAAGCAATGACTGAGCCACCCTCGACGAACCATAACCAACAAAATTAAGATATGAACATACAGATCGAAAACCACATTCTCATAGACTAAAGACCTACCCAAAAGACATGCAAACATAGTAAGAGAAAAGACATAAAATCGGACTGACGGCGGCTAAGAAAGTTCATTCTATCGACCACAAAATGGAGAAATATAATCTTATCCTAGAGAAAAGGGAGATCAATAAAACAAGAGAGAGAGAAGTTAGCTAGTCTGGTCTCACTCAAATTCTCATATGTAAATTTAAACAAGATTTTGAAGCGCGAGACTATTTTTTGTTGACAAATTTATTAACCCATTTGTTTGTTCCCTAATAGGTTTATGCATGGGTGTTCGATTTTGATTTAGTTCGGTTCTGGATTGGTTGTGATTTTTGGTTTTTTTGGTTCAATAGATATAAGAACCGTTAGTTTTTTTTATGAATTTAGATTTGGTTTCATTTTTTTTTCAGATAACAATGTTAAGAATCCGATAAAATTTCGAGTTCAATTAGGTTCAGGTTCGGTTTCCATTTTTCGGATAATTTTGAATAATTCAAATAAAAATTATATTTTTAACATTTTGATAAAATACTGGATAAATTTAAATATTTTGGATAAAATATTTTAGTGATTCGGTTCTATCGGATAATTAGGATAATTTAGAATATTTTGGATAAAAAATATTAGGATAATCCAAAATTTTGGGCAGTTTAGTATATAAATTGTATTTTAGAATATTTGATAATTATAAAACGAAATATAATTATTATTTTAGGTATATAAATTGTATTTTGGAAAGTTTGGTTCTTGATTTGCTTCCGATTTGGCTTCAGTTTTCTTTTACAAAATACTAGGGGAAGCCCGCCCTACAGACGGGGAAGGCGATGGAAAAAATAATTAAAGATCTATAAGAGTCTTATCATTCATTATGATTTAAAACTGTGTTTGATGTTCGATGATTTAAATTGCCAGTACTAAGCATGTCTCACATAGAATTGAATTTCTTCATCAAAAGCAATCTTTTAAAAAACCAAAGACGACCAAAATACAGATTTTTGAAGCTACTAAACTTGTGGTTCACCGGCAGTGAGTGTCAGATATCTCCGGCAGAACGAACATTGATGGCGGCGCTGACAACAGAGACCAAATGCTCTCTCTCAGCTCTACTCACTTCAGCAGCCTCCCCATACAAGCATCCACAAGGATCGCAGCGGAAACAATGTCCATGTCAAGTTTTAGCCATCTGCTCATCCCTTCTAGAGATAGAAGACGTGGCTGCAATAGCAGAAACAGATGCAGCTACTGGCTACAGTAATAGCACCGTGAATCTGATATAGTTTTCGATTGCATATAACAGGGCTGGAACAGCAAGAAGCACATTGTTCCGGGCTTCCTGCAAAATAGACTCATTGCATTATAAAAATTCAACCAATTGAACATAGAAGTTTCAAATTATACCTACTGGTTAGTAATATCAACATTCCAAAATCTAACAAAACCCAATAAACTGTAAAAAGATGATACGTAGATGAGAGAATATTATGACATACGCCAAGAGAGCAGATAACAGAAGGTGAAGAATCTAACTTAAATTTGAGAATATGCCCTAGGAAAACTCTAGTACAGACTCTTTAATTAATTTGACTCTTTTTAATTAGCAAAGAAGAAGTACCTGGACAAATATTGAAACAGATAGAAGTGGCTTGTCTCCAACTTTTTTGGTGCTTGGCCTACACTTTGTAGACAAACAATTAGGTATTAATAGATCCATTCTCAGAAAAGCGAGCGAGTTAAAAATAGATAACAATTTTGAAATCAAATTGTCTTTATGCACAGAACTGAGTGAGAGTAATCACCATCAGATCTCTAATAAATGAAAACATAAGAGTAAAGTCCCAAAACATACTTTCTAGTGAGGATGATTTTGAGAGATTAGGCTTACCTATTTTATAGGTGTAGTATGATTCACAAACCAAACATCTGAAAACATGAACTTGAGCAAAATCGACGCATAATCTTTACAAAAGAGAGAGTTTCGAGGTGTTACATCTACATGGCCAGAATCACCTCTCTGGAGATTTGGACCACTTTCTTATTCCTCTTTTAAAATTCGTGGCTTTATTCAATTTTCCGGAGAACAGGGATGGACCTATGAACAGAAGATCCAAACAAAGAGTGATTATTGCAAAATACATATCAGATTTGCAATAATAGAACAAACAGAGAGACCTGAAAAAGAAAAATATGACTTGGGTTGTCACATATTATGATCATTCGTTAATCCCTATCTACTCATTGTCATACATGTAGGCATGTTAAAACGGGCTTGTCCGGCCCGTTTATGTCCAGACCCGTTAATGTCCGGCCCGTTTACTACGCATCCGCTAAAGCCCGTTTACATTAACAGCCCGATTACTGTACGTCCACTAAAAACCCGATTACTGTACGTCCGTTAAAATGCCCGTTTAAGGCCCGTTTAGATTTAAAAAAATTACAAGACATTTGCTGTTTAATGATTATAAACGACCTGTATTGCAAACCTGTATTGATAATGCATCAGAAAGACATTCTCATAAGTTTACAAGACATTCTCATGAGTTTACAAGATGTTCAGAGTTTACATTACAAAAAACATAACAATTTTAGAAAGAGAGCCAAAACATAACTTGAATATAAAGTATTAAAATCCATGAACATAAACATTCTCATCAATCTTGCACAAAGCCTTATCTTTCACAAGACATTCTCATGAGTTTCTGACGACTCAATGACTTCTTGGTAGACCTTGTCTTGATCTTCAATCACAACTTACTGACACCAAAATGACTTAAAATGAGCAGACAACAAAAGGCAGAGACTAAAAATCAGCAGACAACAAAAGTCAGAGACTTAAAATATGGTAGACAACAATATGGTACTTAACCACTACTATCAGAGTCTACGAACTTGACTTATTTGTTCTTTCTAAATACTAATCTCCAACAGCTAAAGCATCCCCTGTGTTTTATTTTTCCAACAAAAAGTGCAACATTATTTCTGAAAGTGATTTTACAGGCTTTCAAGCAATCCCCATGTAATACTATAATACAATTATACAATCAGTTCCTGTCACGAACTAAAATGTAACGACAAGCAAAAGACACTAAGGAGTAAGGACTTACATCTTATCACTTCTGAAATACTTGTTTTTTTTTTGGACATCTTCATTTTCATCAAAGAGGTCTTCAATTGTTCCTACAAAACAAAGCAACCTGAGACTTGTTGATGGTGAGTCAGTGACAGAACACAAGAGTACAAGACCTGAGAAAACATGATGAATCTTATTCAAAAGTCTTAAAAAGATACAAAGCAAGTTTGGTCAAAGTAATTGCAGCAAACCTGTCTTCAAAGAGAAACTTCTGCTCGCCTAACCTAGTCGACAAAGCTTCATACGCCTCACTTGCCCTCTTGTATATCTGTTCATTTAAGACCCTTCAACCTAGCACAAGTTTTCAAATGTTCATAAACCACATGTTCTAAAGTTAAGCAACAGTACCTTGCCGATATGAACACAAGACTTGTTCTGCGTTTTCTTTGGTCAAATACGTCTGCTTATAAAACAGGACCTTGCCGATATGAACACAAGAACACAAGCAGATATTCCCTCGGTGAAAAAACACAAGACTTGTTGATGGTGAGTCGGTTACAGAACACAAGACTGAGACAAACTCATCTCCTAACCCATCTACATTAAGAACACAATAATGAATCAAATTAAGGAAACCCATAACAAAAATCTAAGATAATTGAGTTTGACGAAGCTTTGAGAAAATGTCGTTACCTGAAGAGTGAAAACTGATAATAAGATCTGTGGCCTGTGGGAAATTGTCTAAAGAAGCTTTGAGATCCGATAACGTCACCAACGGAAAGCAAAAGATTGAATTCGAAGCCAAACAAGGGATGAGAGAGAGATGAACGCAGGAATCGCGACAAAAATTGGGGCTTTAGAGATTTACAATTGTTTCTAACAAAAACGTCATCGTTTTACATATGAAAAAAATATTAACGGGCTAAACGGGCCGCCCGTGTAATTTTGTATAAACCCGTTTATTAAATGGATAATAGCGGACAGACCCGACCAAGCCCGTTTAATTTCTTTATTCAAATGGACTTTTAACGAACAATAATTTTACACACAGCCCGTTTATGTCCGTTTATCAGAAGCCCGTTTTAACATGGCTACATACATGTAACCTGAGGATCCATGACGTGTTGTAGCAGGCTGCATAGGTTAAAGCTGGAGATGTATTAGGCATGTGAGTTGCAAAAAGGTTTACATTCACCGTCACAGGCATCATGGTCGCCTGTTCATATGGCAAACAAAAAAATAATCAGGAAAGCTTGATAACGAATTAAAAACAAAAACAAAAAAAAAACTATTTTGATAATGAATACAGGAACAAAATGATCTCTAGTGAAGAACTACTATTAGGTTTGAAAGTTCTATCACCAAAACAAAAAAAAACGCGAGAAAGAATTAAAAAACAAAAAGAAAAACTACATAGTCAAGCCGGATTCACCTTGGCGTCCAGGAGAAGCATGTCGTCCTTTGCCGCCGCGCTTAACAATCATAGCTTCCCAGATTCTAAGCAAACAGACCCAGCGGTGGAGGTGCAATGGCTAGCCTTCAAATCGGCGAGGAAGACAGTGGAATTAGCCATTATCGACTTTGATTTCTTAGAAATCTTATGAATGTGAAGAAAGAACTGATGCATTTCATGGGTTCAAGCATACGTTTTATAATTGAAGTTTCTTGCGAAGGCAGTAAATGAGGGAGCGCGACCACTAAACATTTCTGGTTTATTGCAATCAGGAAGATGAACAGAGTAGGGTTTCGATGAAGAGTATGTCGACGGCGGAGTCTCCTATAATGGACCGAGCAATTTACACAACCCATCATGAAACAATAGTGATCGAAGCCCAAATAGCAGCCCAAAAAAACGATTGTAAATTGTTAATATCAGGCAGGACACGTGTCACGCTTAGACTCTCTTATTTAGTGACGTGGCCTCTCAAGAAGAGAGTAAAACTCTTCTTTATAGTATAAGAAGATAGGAATCATTATTGATTCAGTTTGATTTCGTTTTTTGTTTGGTTTCATAGTTAATATTTGCAAATGAGGTTGATAAACGGAAAAATAAGCAATTTGTCAAGTGGTTAAAATCACGGGTAATATATCTCATTATTGCATTATTTTATAAAAATATTTAAATCTTTTAATAAGATTTGGCTAAATTTTTATTTTGTTATAGTTAGTTTAAATATATATTTCCTCAACAAATTTGTTACACTAAAAGTAATGATTATGCCACATTAAGTAATTAGTCAAATAGTCCTAA includes:
- the LOC106296545 gene encoding putative methyltransferase DDB_G0268948, encoding MAALSDKLADAYQNARPRYPIDWFTKLAARTGQHKLAWDVGTGNGQAAIGLAEYFEKVVATDINEAQLKRAVKHERISYHHTPTELSEDKMVALVGGDNSVDLIVAAQAVHYFDLQPFYNIAKRVLRKEGGLIAVWVYNDLVISPEVDAIMKRLVDSTFPYRTPVMNLAFDGYKTMPFPFESIGMGSEGKPIQLDIPHKLSLKGFVGFLRSWQPAMKAKERGVELVTEDLINQFEDAWGDDDDVKDIFYKAHMIVGKLSSADIERHRKRFESNCVVTKLKDSNNSAVIASVTAAAFAGVAAYCAYSARKNT